A stretch of DNA from Nitrosopumilus zosterae:
ACAATAATTGTTCCAACATAGGGTGCGCTCCAATAGAGCCACAAATCATTCATCATTCCAGACAACAAAGCAGGTGCCAAGGATCTTGCAGGATTCATTGATGCTCCAGAAATAAATGCCAAAAAGAAAATATCCAATCCAACTATACCGCCAATGGCAATGCCACTAAACCCTTTCAATCCTTTTGTATATACAACAGTGAAAATCACTGCCATAAGCAATGCAGATGCTAATACTTCTACTGGAAAAATCAAAAATAAAGAATAATCATAATTAGGAACGTTAGATCCTAGATTTGCGTCTTTTCCAATAAACGTCATTACAAACAGAGAGCCCAAAACTGCACCAATAATTTCTGCTGCAAAATACCAAACGATTTGAATTTTTGAGATATGCCCAGTTATGTAATAACCTATAGTTACTGCAGGATTGAAATGTGCAAGAGAGATTTTACCAAACGAGTAAACGCCGATGATTAACGCAACAAATGGAGCAGCAGCTGCAAACCATATACCGTATGGACCACCAATTTGAACATCATATACAATTGAACCTGTTGCAAAAATTACAAGAATGAATGTGCCAATCAATTCTACAGTAAAGATTTGAATGTTAGAATAGACCATTATTGTTCCTCTATTTTTTTAATGAGATTCAACACCTCATTTTTTATTTGATCACGAATCTCTCGTATTTTTTCAATATCCTTATCTTTTGGATCAGAAATATTCCAATCAATCACATCATTTACAAATAACGCAGGACATGATTCTTTATCCATACACCCCATATTGACAGTGATGGACTGTGAAATCATTTCATTTGTCAGTTCTTTTGGTTTTTGCTCAGTTATGTCAATGCCAACCTCTTTCATCACGTCAATGACAGTTGGAATAAGTTGAGATCGTGGCTTGGTTCCCGCACTAATTACATCAAGATGAGGTGCAAATTTTCTGAGAAACCCTTCTGCCATCTGGCTTCGGCCAGCGTTTTCTACGCACACAAAAAGAACTTTTTCTGGCTTGGCCATAAAATCAAATAAATATTGGTTCATATAAATTTAGATTGATATGAACGGAATTAGTCTCTTAAAATGTATTTGTGATGAGACAAGGTTTGGAATCCTAGAGTTACTGCAGAAAAACAAGGAATTGTGCGTAAATGATTTTGTCGAGAAATTAAAAAAAGATCAACCGCTAGTGTCACACCATCTAAAGACATTGAAAAAATGCGGCATTGTCAAATCAAGAGATGAAGGAAAAAAGGCAATGTATTCAATTTCAAATAATCAATTATCAGTGTTAATATCAAATATTACAAATGCAAGTAAAAAAATTCCGGTTTTGTGTTCTGAGGATTCCTGTTGTTAAAACTTTTCAGTCCTAACAACACCAACATCACTAACATAAAGTACAATAGCAAAATTTGCAAACAGCGTTCTAGATATTTCTTCAACAACATCAGATAGTTTCTCTTCGTGCATAATTACTTCAACTTTAACATTTTTTTCATTTTTAAAACCCTGACCACGTAACCCACGTGCGCCATTTCCATCAACCTCATAAGTTGTATATCCTGTTATTTCATGATTTTTTAAAATTTCAAGAATATTTTTTTGAGCAAGAATTTCACATACGATCGTAAGCAATTTTACATTGTAGAGTTTCATATCCAGTCCTTTATGACATAATTGAATAAGTCTATCGATCCTTCTCCGGTGTGAACAAAAGATGAGATTGCAAACATTATTGGCAATAATACAATGATGTTGTAAGGAAATGTAATTCCCAGTGCAGAGGTAATGTAAAGACTAGGTTTTGCTTGAGGGATTGTATGACGCAATACTGCAGGCGCTGCAATAAATGAAGCGCTGGCCAACAACAAACCAAACATCACTGCACCACCAAGACTTAATCCCAGTACGGTTGCAACTAAAACTCCAACAATTCCATTAAAAGTAGGCATAATTACTGCAAATGCAGTCAAAAAAATACCCACTTTTTTCATATCATCTAATCTTTGACCTGCAATGATTCCCATTTCAATCATGAAGATCACTATAGCACCGGTAAACATTTCATCAAAAACAATTTTGATTGAACTAAATCCATTTTCCCCAATAATGTATCCTATGATGATGCTTCCAAGCAGAATGACGATAGCTTTGCCAGTGATTGATTCATGTAAAACTTGAGACAGTTTTGTTTTGCTACTCTGTATTCCAATTTCAATGTCAGAGGCATCATCTGCTGTAAAAGATTTTTTCTTTACTTTGATTTGTTTTGAAACTGCCATGTTAGTCAAAAATATTGCCAGGATAAATGCAAGGGGCTCCAGCACAGCTAGGATAGCTGCAAGATATCCTTCTGATGAAACACCTTGGTTTTTAAGAAAAGATAATCCAACTGAAAAAGTTACAGCACCTACTGCACCATATGTAGATGCTAAAGCATACGAATCAAAGATATTGAATTTTCCCAGTCTTCTCAGAATTTGGTAGTGGTTTAACGTAAACAAAAGCGAAAGTCCAATTGCGGCCAACATTGGAATCAGCATATTCTCAAATCCAGTATTCCTCATCTCAATTCCGCCATGAAGACCAATTGCGGCTAAAAGATAGATTGGTAGAAATTCAGAAATTGCTTCAGGTATTTTCAAATCAGATTTTATTCTAGCTGCAATGATTCCAAACAAAAAGAACAGAATAATTGGAGTAAGGAGATTAGATTGAATTAATTGTAAAATATCCATTGCAATATTTCAAAAAATTTTGGCCAGAATAAAAATTAATGTATGATTCAGTCTTGTTTTGTATGTGATGCTATTCGTTCTTCACTAGGTCGGTGCTTTCCAGTGACTATGTAATTTATTGCATCACTCATGAATACTGCATGATCACCGATGCGTTCCAAATATCTCAGCAATAGTGCCTCTGCCAAAGCACATTTTGTATTATTTGATTCAATTAGTTTCGGCAATCGTTCTTTGTATATCCTATCAATTACTTTTTCATCTTCTCTAATTTTGATTGCTTTGCGAACATCAAGTTCTGCAAAGGACAGCACCGCTTCTTTTATCATGTGCTTTACTTTTTTTGTAGATTCAACAAGTGACGCATTGGTACATTCTGAAACATCACCAAACAAATCTCTAACTTGGGTTATATCGTAAGCATATCTTCCAAATCTAGAAAAAGCATAAGATATTTCAGTGGAAGATCTTATGAACCTAAAATCATCTGCAACTGGCTGGTATTTTAAAAGCATATCAAAGGTCAAATCTTCAACTTCATAGTACTTTGAACGAATGGAATTAGACAATGAATGGACTTTATCTATTGTGTTTGTTCCATCAAGATAAGAGTCAATTGCAAGAGATATTGATTCTACTACCATATCACCCATCTCCCCCATGATAAAAGAGAGTTTTTGAAGAGAAGGATCAATTAAACGAGTCATTTATCCGAAATGCCCCTTCACATATTTTGCAGTCAAATCATTTTTTGGATCTGTAAAGAGTTTTTTTGTTTCTCTAAATTCAATTAGATCACCCAAATACATGAAACCAGTGTAATCAGACACCCTGACTGCCTGTTGCATGTTATGTGTTACAATGATTATGGTATACTCTTTTTTTAATTCAGTAATTGTTTCCTCAATTTTTTGAGTTGCAATAGGATCTAGTGCGGATGCCGGTTCGTCCATCAACAAAACTTCAGGCTGTATTGCCAAGGCTCGCGCAATACATAGACGTTGCTGTTGGCCTCCAGACAACTCAATAGCAGATTTGTTCAAGTCATTTTTTACTTCATCCCACAAATAAGCCATTTTTAGCGAATCTTCTACTATTTCATTTAGAATTTTTTTGTCTCGCACGCCGTTTAGTTTCAAACCTGCTGTAACATTATCATAAATTGACATTGTTGGGAATGGGTTTGGTTTTTGAAAAACCATTCCAACTTTTCTTCGGTGATAAATAGGATCTATGGATTTATCATAAAGATCAATGTTATCAATCATCACTTTTCCTTCAACTTTGGCATTTTTTGTCATGTCATGCATTCTGTTAAGACATCGCAGGAAGGTAGTTTTGCCACATCCGGACGGGCCAATAAGGGCCGTAACAGATTTTTCTTTAAACTTCATTGTAACATTTTTGACTGCAGGAATTCCATCATAACTAATTGTAACATTTTCTGCAATCATTTTGTATTTTTCAGAATCAACAACAGATGACGAAGATGATGGAATTTGTTCTTCGGTATTTGCAGATTTAATACTCAACGCGGTCAATTTTTAGCATGCACTCCTTTCTTAATTAATTGTCTGAAAATTCCTGGCTTTCCCTTTCTATTTGCAAAAAAGTATCTAACTGCCAGATTAATTCCCAGAATTATTATAATTAAAACTAGAGCGGAACCCCAACCCTGTAATTGTGCACTGTCATAAGGCAGCAAAGACAATCTCCAAATTCTCAAAGGCAGTGCGTCCATTGGAACATCCATGCTGCTAAAGAATTGGCTGCTTCCAAGAATAGTCATAATTAACGGAGCAGTCTCACCGCCAATTCTTGATACAGACAATAAAATTCCAGTGATCATTCCGCTTTTTGCAGCAGAAATTACAATTCTAAAAGTAATTACCCATTTTTTCAAACCCAGAGCAGTTCCAGCTTCACGATAAGTCACAGGAACCATTTTCAGAGATTCTTCAGTAGTTCTTGCAACAATGGGGAACATGATTAAAGATAATGCAAATGCACCTGCCCATACTGAGAAATGACCAAGAAGCAACACAATTACTAAAAATGCAAAGATGCCAAGAACAATAGATGGAAATTCCATGAACACATCGTTGAAGAATCTTATACTTCGTGCAAGTCTATTATCACCATATTCAGATAGATAAATTCCAGACATTACACCTATTGGGACACCAATTAAGCTTGAAAGTCCAATTATTATCATAGTACCCTGAATTGCAGGTCCAATGCCACCTTCACCAGAACCAATAGAACCAGGTACTTCGGTTAAAAATTCATAGCTTATTGCAGCAAATCCATTTTTGAATACTTCAACTAGAATGCTTCCAAGAGGAATAATTGCAATTATCACACATGCAAAAACTATGATTCGAACTATTTTATCAACAACAAGTCTTTTCTCTACATTATTTTTGAATAGGGTCCGATACTCTTGCCTTTTTTCATTAGTACTCAATTGTTAATTGCACCCTCCTTTACTTTCATCATTCTAGTTACCAGCAAGTGTGCAACTACATTGATTGCAATTGCAATGAGCAAAAGAATCAGTGCAACTCCAATTAAAGCAGGAAGATGCAATGATGCAGGGGATGCTTCAACAAATTCATTGGCAATGATACTAGACATTGTTTGACTTGGTTTGAATAGAGACGAAGTGATTGCAGATATGCCAGTTGCATTGCCAATCAACATCGTAACTGCCATTGTTTCACCAACAGCTCTTCCAAGTCCAAGAATCGATGCACCAATCAAACCAGTTTTAGAGTATGGGAATACGGCTAGCTTGAACATTTCCCATTTTGTTGCGCCTAACATGTATGCAGCTTCTCTTTGTTGTTGAGGTACTGCCTTCATCACTTCACGAGATACTGCTGAAACGGTTGGAATAATCATTATAGCTAAAATTATACTTGCAGTAATTATGTCAAGACCAAAAGGAGTTCCCGAGAATAAAAATATGGAATCACCAAATAAATTGTGCAGTGGTTCTTCTACCCAGTCCTTAAAGTAAATTCTAAAAACAAAAAGTCCCCATAATCCATAAATCACACTTGGAACTGCAGCTAAAAGCTCAACAATAAAACCCAGGGGGCCGCCTATTTTTGCAGGAGCATCAGAGATGAACATTGCAATTCCAATACTTAGTGGAACGCCAATCAACATTGCAAGTGAGGCAGTAACTAGGGTACCAAAGATGTAGGGCAATGCGCCAAAAGATTCCCTACCTTCAACTGCATTCCAATCAGTACTAGTGATAAATGACAATCCATCTTCCTCCCAAATCGGATATGACTCAGAGACCAATTGAAAAACCAACAATGCAATCATGACTAAAACATAAACGCCTGCCACAGTTGCGCCAATCTTGAAAATTTTATCTGAAATTTGGCGTTTACCATGCTTTTCAGGATTTAGATTAATCCGTTCCACATAATTCAGGCATGAAAATGGAGTTATCTAATATTTGATCATATTTTACGAGAACGTTATAGTTCTATATAGTTCCTCATCTAAATTGTAAATAAGTAAAATTTCTCAATAGATTTTAGTTGGAAACGTTAGAAAGTTCCAAGCAGACAAGACGAATGCAGCTTAGTGGAGGCTCTACATACATTATTTCTCTTCCAAAGAATTGGATTGAAGAGTTAAAGATCAAAGTCGGGGAAAATGTCACGATTATTAAAAATTCTAACAAATCATTAACGCTTATCCCTAAAGAGGGGGAAAATCAAACAAAAAAAAGTACAGCAGTCATACTATCTAATCAAAAAGATTCGGGGGAATCAATAAAGAGGAAAATTATTGCAGCATATCTTTCAGGTTACAAAACCATCAAAATTACAACAAAAGGGATGAGAATTCCAGCAGAACATTCTAGGAGTATCAGAGAGTTGGTCAGGTCGACTATGATTGGAACAGAGATTGTAGAATCAAGTTCTGAAAATATCATCATCCAAATCCTCACCAGACTTCCAGAATTATCATTTGAGACTGCATTGAAGAGAATGTATTTGATGGCAAATAACATGGTACTTGAAGCAATAGAGGCACTAGAAGAGGCAGATACGAGTCATGCAGATGAAGTTGCAAATATGGATGACGAAGTAGATAGATTTGGACTGTATATGAGGCGCAATTTAGTTCTAGCAGTAGGAAATGAAAATTTTCTACAAGACATGGGACTAAGAAAACCATCTGATTGTTTAGGACATAGGGCCATAGTTAGCAGAATTGAAAGAATTGCAGATCATGCGTCATTAATTGCAAAAAGAACAAAATTCATTGAAGGCAAAATAGATTCAAAAATTTTTGTAAAAATAAAAAAACTCTCAGAGAAATCACTTGAAGTATTTGAGAAATCAATTATGGCGGTTCAAGAGCATGATTTTGAAAAAGGAGAAAAGGTGGCAGAAAAAGTCTATCAAGTGATCGAGGAGGAAAAACAAATTATGAGCAAAATCAAA
This window harbors:
- the pstB gene encoding phosphate ABC transporter ATP-binding protein PstB, with protein sequence MSIKSANTEEQIPSSSSSVVDSEKYKMIAENVTISYDGIPAVKNVTMKFKEKSVTALIGPSGCGKTTFLRCLNRMHDMTKNAKVEGKVMIDNIDLYDKSIDPIYHRRKVGMVFQKPNPFPTMSIYDNVTAGLKLNGVRDKKILNEIVEDSLKMAYLWDEVKNDLNKSAIELSGGQQQRLCIARALAIQPEVLLMDEPASALDPIATQKIEETITELKKEYTIIIVTHNMQQAVRVSDYTGFMYLGDLIEFRETKKLFTDPKNDLTAKYVKGHFG
- a CDS encoding P-II family nitrogen regulator, which codes for MKLYNVKLLTIVCEILAQKNILEILKNHEITGYTTYEVDGNGARGLRGQGFKNEKNVKVEVIMHEEKLSDVVEEISRTLFANFAIVLYVSDVGVVRTEKF
- a CDS encoding phosphate signaling complex PhoU family protein, producing MTRLIDPSLQKLSFIMGEMGDMVVESISLAIDSYLDGTNTIDKVHSLSNSIRSKYYEVEDLTFDMLLKYQPVADDFRFIRSSTEISYAFSRFGRYAYDITQVRDLFGDVSECTNASLVESTKKVKHMIKEAVLSFAELDVRKAIKIREDEKVIDRIYKERLPKLIESNNTKCALAEALLLRYLERIGDHAVFMSDAINYIVTGKHRPSEERIASHTKQD
- a CDS encoding phosphate signaling complex PhoU family protein — translated: METLESSKQTRRMQLSGGSTYIISLPKNWIEELKIKVGENVTIIKNSNKSLTLIPKEGENQTKKSTAVILSNQKDSGESIKRKIIAAYLSGYKTIKITTKGMRIPAEHSRSIRELVRSTMIGTEIVESSSENIIIQILTRLPELSFETALKRMYLMANNMVLEAIEALEEADTSHADEVANMDDEVDRFGLYMRRNLVLAVGNENFLQDMGLRKPSDCLGHRAIVSRIERIADHASLIAKRTKFIEGKIDSKIFVKIKKLSEKSLEVFEKSIMAVQEHDFEKGEKVAEKVYQVIEEEKQIMSKIKETEKNSTIIRFVLEDLRRIAEYSSDIAEVAIDENIQNIITEER
- a CDS encoding MIP/aquaporin family protein, encoding MVYSNIQIFTVELIGTFILVIFATGSIVYDVQIGGPYGIWFAAAAPFVALIIGVYSFGKISLAHFNPAVTIGYYITGHISKIQIVWYFAAEIIGAVLGSLFVMTFIGKDANLGSNVPNYDYSLFLIFPVEVLASALLMAVIFTVVYTKGLKGFSGIAIGGIVGLDIFFLAFISGASMNPARSLAPALLSGMMNDLWLYWSAPYVGTIIVAFLFRKKFEIQRKQEL
- the pstC gene encoding phosphate ABC transporter permease subunit PstC encodes the protein MERINLNPEKHGKRQISDKIFKIGATVAGVYVLVMIALLVFQLVSESYPIWEEDGLSFITSTDWNAVEGRESFGALPYIFGTLVTASLAMLIGVPLSIGIAMFISDAPAKIGGPLGFIVELLAAVPSVIYGLWGLFVFRIYFKDWVEEPLHNLFGDSIFLFSGTPFGLDIITASIILAIMIIPTVSAVSREVMKAVPQQQREAAYMLGATKWEMFKLAVFPYSKTGLIGASILGLGRAVGETMAVTMLIGNATGISAITSSLFKPSQTMSSIIANEFVEASPASLHLPALIGVALILLLIAIAINVVAHLLVTRMMKVKEGAINN
- a CDS encoding arsenate reductase ArsC, which encodes MAKPEKVLFVCVENAGRSQMAEGFLRKFAPHLDVISAGTKPRSQLIPTVIDVMKEVGIDITEQKPKELTNEMISQSITVNMGCMDKESCPALFVNDVIDWNISDPKDKDIEKIREIRDQIKNEVLNLIKKIEEQ
- a CDS encoding sodium-dependent bicarbonate transport family permease, which codes for MDILQLIQSNLLTPIILFFLFGIIAARIKSDLKIPEAISEFLPIYLLAAIGLHGGIEMRNTGFENMLIPMLAAIGLSLLFTLNHYQILRRLGKFNIFDSYALASTYGAVGAVTFSVGLSFLKNQGVSSEGYLAAILAVLEPLAFILAIFLTNMAVSKQIKVKKKSFTADDASDIEIGIQSSKTKLSQVLHESITGKAIVILLGSIIIGYIIGENGFSSIKIVFDEMFTGAIVIFMIEMGIIAGQRLDDMKKVGIFLTAFAVIMPTFNGIVGVLVATVLGLSLGGAVMFGLLLASASFIAAPAVLRHTIPQAKPSLYITSALGITFPYNIIVLLPIMFAISSFVHTGEGSIDLFNYVIKDWI
- the pstA gene encoding phosphate ABC transporter permease PstA, coding for MSTNEKRQEYRTLFKNNVEKRLVVDKIVRIIVFACVIIAIIPLGSILVEVFKNGFAAISYEFLTEVPGSIGSGEGGIGPAIQGTMIIIGLSSLIGVPIGVMSGIYLSEYGDNRLARSIRFFNDVFMEFPSIVLGIFAFLVIVLLLGHFSVWAGAFALSLIMFPIVARTTEESLKMVPVTYREAGTALGLKKWVITFRIVISAAKSGMITGILLSVSRIGGETAPLIMTILGSSQFFSSMDVPMDALPLRIWRLSLLPYDSAQLQGWGSALVLIIIILGINLAVRYFFANRKGKPGIFRQLIKKGVHAKN
- a CDS encoding ArsR/SmtB family transcription factor, coding for MNGISLLKCICDETRFGILELLQKNKELCVNDFVEKLKKDQPLVSHHLKTLKKCGIVKSRDEGKKAMYSISNNQLSVLISNITNASKKIPVLCSEDSCC